ACGGAAAACAAAGAAACGAAAAATGCCTCTCACGTATCTATATCACAATCGCCGTATCAATTTCCAGTGATCCCCCACCCCGTGGCCTCCTCTCCACGCATCAACGCATCTGATCCTCGACGTTAGCTCCCCGTGTGGCGCCACCATTCCAGGCCAGGCATGTACCTAACCCACGCCTCCTGCCACCTCCCGCTCCTCAAGATGCACCGGAGCACTTCACCTCGCGCCATCACCGCTCGCTAATGGAGGCCGTTCCTGAGACTGAGCATCTTAACTGCATCCGGTGCCACAACCAGGTGTTGCCGGCGCCTTGCAGCAAGAACCATTGGTGAGGATGGAGCCGAGACTAAGCATCTTAACCGCATCCGGAGCCAGAGCTAGGTGTTGCCCGCGCCTTGCAACAAGAACCATCGGTGAGGATGGAGCTGAGACTGAGCATCTTAACCGCATCTAGAGCAAGAGCCAGGTGTTGCCGACGCCTTGCAGCAAGAACCATCGGTGAGGATGGAGCCAGAGCCTCTGCAGTCCGACCGTCTTCCTCTCCCTCCTATTGCATTGTATGCCGTCTTCGCCCTATTGTACTCGCCACAGTCAGCCCGCCGATGTAGGATGGCCAATAATTATCATGTTAGTGTTTTCCATATAGTGCTTTCCCTAATTTATGTCTCAGTACGCTAGATATTCAACGGGGCAAACAAGGACGTGTGCCTGAGGCGGATGTTGTGTGGTCCTGCAAACCACACCTAAACCGTGGAGTAGTGAAGGACACACAATTGCCTCTGAATCAGAGATGGCAAACACAGTTGTATTACATTCTGCAATCTGCGATGCCATCTTTCGTACTATTAGTATTATGATGATATTTTTATTTACAAACGACAAACTTGGATTACGCAAGTCCATGATATGAGTCATATGATGTTAGTGGTTATATGATGTTAGTGGTTACCTAATAGAGCAAGTATTGCAGAATTGTCAGTGGTTCAGTAGATGGAAGCTTTATGCAGATATCCGGAGATGTTCATTTAGTAATGCCCATTCATGAGATTGGCTAATTCTCCTTTTATGCTCCATGACAACTGTAAGTGTGTGCATGTGTGTGCGATCCAACTACATATTTAAGCCTCACTGAGTGATATTATGGCTGATCCTATGAAATTTCACATTTCAAGGGAATTGCTAATAGCTAATCACAAGGATCAGGTTGGATTACACCTGCATCTTGTAGGTAattatctcatatgatttattttcagTTCTTTTTCCATGTGCACTATCCGGGGAAAAAATTCACCTAACCTCGACTATTAGTCACCTAACCTCGAGTATATTTTACCAGTACATTTCGGTTTTAACTAACATACATTTTTTGCTTCATATTCTACTAGCTTTCTATGCATGAGGCCAGTGGAGAAAAGTTGGGTGTTTGATTTCGTGGAAGAACACCGCCAGAAAAATAGTACTCACCTTGTGTATATTTCTCTTATTTGGTTAATTCGCTTGATTACTACTAAATTCCATAGACTAACATTCTCACCAACTGATTTCATTTATTTACAAGCTCCGTGTGAATAAAGTAATGATTCACGTTTCAGGTTTATAGCATAGTTCAGTTTCATCGTTCAATTTCATGCATAAATTCATGTTTGAGGCATATATAAGAATTTGCATTATATTTCTATTTCATATAGTCATTTCAGCTTCAACTTTGAGAGCATTGGATATGTATTGAATACCGCATCTCACCTAATTTTATCTGCACCATTGGGTCTTAAAAGTGCTTGCTGATATCATCTTTCACACGGTTAATTGTTGTTAGTTTGTATTGTTATCTTCCACCGTTTAGTTCACGGACTTCATTATTTTTTGATGTGCCTGCGATTGTATCTATCTTTTTTTACCATGAATCTTATCTCTTGCAGGCAACTGATAAGACAAAAATTTACCCAATGCATCCAAGCAAGGTATTATGTAAAATAATAGTAAATATCTGATATTTATAAGCTAATTGAGACCTCCTGGTTCAATCAATGGAGATGGTAAAAATGGTGGAGCTTATCTATTCTTGATAGATTGTACTCAAATTAGTGCACAATTCTTTTACTCCTGGTCATACTGGCAGGACCAATCACGTCAGGACAAATTTGAATAAGAATTGTTCATATAGATTTAATGTGAGCATCATATTTCCTGTTGTTAATAAGGTTGTTACATGTTATAGTACAATGGTTTAGTGATTTATACCTTTGTTTGGTACACTGCAGATGCACATGCCTCTAACTGATGTTGTGTTGAGCAAGCATTCCTCGGTTGCAATTCGGAACATAAAGTTTACATGTTTCTTCTTTACAATTTGGGGTATTAATCAACAAGTCTTTCCTTCTTGAGTCTTTCCGGTTTTTTCCAGCCCTTATTATTTTATCTTAGGTTGGCTTTTTTTTGCACAAGTGGATGTTTGAGTCTAATAAATTTATCCTTCAAAACTGAAGTTTTATTAGTCGAATGAAACTTGAAGTGAACCAGTCAGTGTTACTTGTTTCTTTTGGTCATATTTTGTCCACCGTTTCTCCATTTTGGTAGGAGATAGATATAGATTTTCTACTCATTTATGGTTAATCTTTTGACGTGTATTAAGTAGAATTGTTTGTTCCAACTGAATTTGGCAACCTTTGACAAATACATGTTGCACAATAGCTATTAGCAACCATGGGCGGTGTTGGCTTCTGACATGTGGTGCGACAAACGATTCTTCGAGATTTGAAAGAAATGCTAGGTGAGAAGTGAAATCCCAATAGGTGGTTGGGCATGGGGAGGAATTGGTCATTGGTGCAGGGAGAGAGGGCCGAGGGAGGTCGTGGCCACCGGGGAGAAGCAACATGTGGATCGGCATTGTGCATGGAATTTGTGTGTTTGAACCCTCGGCTTTAGTGTTGGTGCATGTATATCTACATCATAATTCATAAATGTGGGTTCTGCTAGGTGATATGGAAAGAGCGGGAGAGGGATTGACATGACAACTTTTGTGGTGGTTGTGATGATAGTACATTTTTGTATGGGGAACACCACTAGGTTTGCTGGTCGCTGAGTGTCAACTGCCTCACTTGGGCAGATGGGGAAATTGGTGGTCCTATTTGCGTCATGGGAAGGCGCGCATGAGAATATACATCATTCTTACTTGGAGAAGAGACTTGATGATTCTGGAGATAGAGGAGTAAAGGTGGTTGTTTATACATGATTGATTGTATAGACGTGTGTTGCACGTGCAAACTTACTAGTCATCATCAATACAAAAAAATATCAATAGTAATAAGAATTATAAATAAATCATTAGATCACATAGCGAAGACTACAAGCACTAAAGCGAGCCGCCGAAGTAGCCCCTCCGTACCATTTCTCCCTTGGCTGTTTGCGAAGTCTTCTTTCTATACTTGGCATTCGTTTTTCTAGGAAAAAAGATTTCTAATGAACTTTCTTATTCATGCTTAAAAAATGTTGAATCATATGTGAGAAGTAATAATGAATCTACTACTTTATAACTAATTTTATAGCATTTTACACACAAAAAATATGTGATTTTTGTTACTCCTAAGCTCCATGGGGCTCTTTATTTATATAACTCAAAATAGAGTAAATAGTACAaactaaaattcaaaaaaatctggCAAGTACATTCTGCTATAGTAGAGTGCACAATAAAGTtgtctattttataaaattcgaAAATTGAATTAAATGATCCAAAAATATTAAAACAATTATGGCAAGTCCGTTATCCTACTCTACTAGATTGCACTATAAATTGCTAGATTTCATCATATAACATTTTCAAACATGGGCCGTGGACAAATGGTAATGTAAATTGCAAAGAACATGGTAACACTATTTATAATTATAAATCATCGTACTGAGAGTGGATTTCGTACTTACATGCATGGGTGTGAGTGTTTTCTTCACCGTCCTTTTATTTCCCGAGATTCGTGCTTACCATGGTAGATGAAAAGATTATTTTGTCCTCTCTTCCTTTTTATCCAAATTTTAAAGCATAACAGACGGTGACGAAAATATCCAATCCACACCCATGAGTGTAAGTACAAAAACATTTTCATATTAAGAACACATGTATATGCGTGTCTATTGAAAGCCCCGGTATATAAATGATGATATAACAGGATGCTACATTTCGATGATATAACAGGATGCTACATTTCGATTTTTGTGCATTATAATTAATTAGTACGTGCGTCTAGTTTGGGCAGATAGGAGTCCCACTTTGCACTTGTTAAACTCCGGAGTCTGAATTTTCGAAAAAGCAAAAAAGCTCCGTAGTCTGAAAATGCACACCATTCTCGCTTTAGACGTGACTCCTTCCCTTCAGAAAACCTCATACACCCGGGTTTCCTCTGTTGGCGGCGACTCCAGACCTCCATTCCGGCGAGGGGCCGGAGATGACCAGCCGCCGCACCTCGTCCCCAGATCCCCAACCCACAGCAGAGAAGCGGACGCCAGAGTGACGCGCTGCTGCAGTCCGAGCCTCCATCCCCAAATCGAGGCGACCGAGGAGGGCGCCGAAATGAGCCGCGGCCACGGTGTCGGGAATTCATCGGCGGTGCCGGCCTCCCTGCCGGGAGGACGATGATATGCTGTGGGAGATCCTCCTCCGTCTCCCTCCGCAGCCGTCTTCCCTCCCGCGCGCCTCCGCGGTCTGCAGGCGCTGGCGGCACCTCGTCACGGACCCCAAGTTCCACCGCCAGTTCCGCATCCACCACCGGAAGCCGCCACTGCTCGGCGCATTCTCGTGGAGGAGCAAACGTGGGATTATGTTCAACACCATACTCGACCCTCCCGACCGCATCCCTCTAATACGATTCTCCCTTGGACGTTGCGGCAGCCGCGACTACGATTTGCTCGATCACGAGCGGGCTTCCTCAGCGCTGCCGACGACCTTGGCCAACGTGCACGGCGGCTGCCACTCGAGCCTATTCAGGGTAGTCTTGGTCGTGTACAGTGAAGATAATCAATTCCTCGCACGTGTTTACTCCAATACTCCTCAATGTTAGACATTGTATTGTAGCTGTATATGTGTATCCATACCTAATTGGTATTGGACTTGTATTGTACCTTTGTGTACtcctatatatatatgagataggCCACCCCTAGAGGGGTGTGCCGGTTCCCCCTAAACCCTATCGTCTTACATGGTATCACGACCATCTCGATCCTAAACCTagatcgccgccgccgctgctctctcccgcagccgccgccgcgcaTCTCCCTCGCTTCCGCCTCATCATCGCCGGCGCCATGACTACGAGCGCCACGTTTGGCCTCTCCTCTTCCGGGTATCTCCCGGCCTCCTTGGCGGCCCTTCTCAACCGGCCACTCGACATGGCCGCGGCCGCCACCATGTCCCAGGAGGGGACTCTCAGCGTGGGCTCCCTCTTCGTGCACCCACCATCGGCCTCGCCGGTCTCTACTGCGACGCAGCTCCAGATCGCCTCCGCGCCTGCCTCCAGCTCCACGGCTGCTGTGACCGCCCCGGCGTCTGTGCCGGTCACGCCTCCGGCGCCTGCGCCGGCCGGCCCTGGCCCTGTGGTGCAGCCCGTGGTGCAGCCCGTGGTGCTCCCGGCTGCTGCACCGGATGCGTTCGCTACGCTGCCGCCGCCTTACCACTTCGGCAACCACATCACCATCAAACTAACGCCCGACAACTATATCTTTTGGCGTGCGCAGGTGCTTCCCCTTCTTCGGAGCCATTACCTGATGGGCTATGTTGATGGTAGCTTGCCCTGTCCTCCTGCGCTCATCGACAGTGTGCAAGGGCCGGTGGTGAACCCGGCTCATCGTGTGTGGACGGCACAGGATCAAGCAAACCTGTCCTCCATACAGGGGTCTCTCTCCCCGACGGTCGCCGGCATGGTTGTCTTCGCCACCACTTCCTGTGAAGCATGGAAGACGCTGGAGTCGAGCTTCTCGGCTCAATCCCAAGCACGTGCCAACTCTCTCCGCCGTGAGCTAGGTGAGTGCGAGAAGCTGGACATGAGCGCCAAGGACTACTACAACAAGGTGCGCGGGCTCGCTGACACGCTCGCGTCTATCGGccagcccctctccgactctgagtTCAACTCGTATGTTGTCAATGGGCTCGATGAGGAGTACGACGGGCTGGTTGAGGTGATGGAAGATCGCACCACGCCCATGCCGCCTCACATGCTCTATGCGAAGCTCCTCCGTACCGAGCAGCGTGTTGAGGCGCGCCCCGGCCGTCGCAGCAGCGGCGTCCAGTCCGACCTCTCGGCTCACATCGCGCAGAAAGGTGGTGCGCGCAATGCGCCGCCTTCCTCCCAGGGCAAGTCCCCTGCCTCCGCACCTCCGGCCCCTGCCTCATCCCCGGCCTATGGTGGTGGGCGTCCTCAGCGCACTTGCCAGCTGTGTGGCCGTGACGGTCACATTGCCTCCAAGTGTCATCGGCGTTTCCAGCGCAGCTTCCTCGGTCTTGGCAACGATGGCCGGGACACGCGCAACAATGCGCGCCAGGCCGCTATGGCTGATCGGCCTTCGCCCCAGGGCCAGCAAGGTCAGACACAGTCCTACTCCGTCGATCCCGCGTGGTACATGGACACTGGGGCCACGGATCACCTGACTAGCGAGCTCAACAAGCTGCATACTCGCGACGCCTATCATGGTTCTGACAAGGTTCACACCGCAAACGGAGCAGGTATGCACATCTCCCATATTGGTCAAGCTTCTCTCCTCACTAGCCATCCATCTAGACAACTCTATCTTAACGATGTCCTTCGTGTTCCAGCTGTCACACGCAATCTGCTTTCAGTTCCTAGGCTCACTCATGATAATAATGTTTTTTGTGAGTTTCACCCGTTTGATCTTTTTGTTAAGGATCGAGCCACGAGGGACGTTCTTCTTAGCGGGCAGCTGTGTCATGGCCTCTATCGCGTGGATCCTCCGGGTGCCCATCAGGTGTTCAGTGGAGTTCACGTCTCGTCGTCGCAGTGGCATGCTCGTCTTGGTCATCCTGCCACTCCCATTGTTTGTCATGTCTTGAGTCGTTATGAGTTGCCTAGTTTGTCTAGTAAACAAGATTTAGCAGTGTGTGATGCCTGTCAACAGGGCAAAAGTCATCAGCTTTCATTTTCTGATTCTACTCGAGAAGTTAAGAGTCCTTTAGAACTTGTGTTTAcagatgtatggggtcctgctcAAACCTCTGTTAGTGGACACACATATTATGTCAGTTTCATCGATGCTTATAGTCGTTTTACATGGCTCTATCTTATTAAGCGCAAATCTGATGTGTTTAGTATTTTTACTCAATTTCAAAAACATGTTGAACGTCTTCTCAAGCACAAAATTATTCATGTTCAGTCAGATTGGGGGGGCGAGTATCGCAACCTCAACTCTTTCTTTCAGGAGCTTGGGATTTCTCATCGTCTATCATGCCCTCATACTCATCAACAGAATGGCTCAGTTGAGCGTAAGCATCGACACATAGTTGAAACTGGTCTTACTCTTTTGGCTCATGCATCTCTTCCTTTTCGTTTTTGGAGTGATGCTTTTTCCACTGCTTGTTTTCTCATCAACCCTACTCCCACTCGTGTGTTATCTATGAAAACTCCGCTTGAACTTCTCCTTAATGAAAAGCCCGAC
This region of Lolium perenne isolate Kyuss_39 chromosome 2, Kyuss_2.0, whole genome shotgun sequence genomic DNA includes:
- the LOC127328423 gene encoding uncharacterized protein — its product is MLWEILLRLPPQPSSLPRASAVCRRWRHLVTDPKFHRQFRIHHRKPPLLGAFSWRSKRGIMFNTILDPPDRIPLIRFSLGRCGSRDYDLLDHERASSALPTTLANVHGGCHSSLFRVVLVVYSEDNQFLARVYSNTPQC